A stretch of Candidatus Symbiobacter mobilis CR DNA encodes these proteins:
- the dksA gene encoding RNA polymerase-binding protein DksA, with translation MKAPALPESDAIAPAVRTPRTRAKAVPPAQVVTPPDPIAVEVAPVTAPPAQKSASKPKAAKAAKTAKAPVVQATQTSTPPDTPPDTHPDTPLTAPAPEPQPEVATAVAATADAPSTKSKAKGASAKAPTKAPPKAPARKAKVPATAPVAVEPEPAAPAAPTSQPKPALAPKPEPKPVPVPVPTPEHKPEPVPPAKAAPRKKPAAKPTAPLSDSWKTKPAQELSDEEVLAMPEAEYMNDVQLAFFRHKLSRMKADVLSNAGETTEHLREETVIVPDPTDRATIEEEHALELRTRDRERKLLKKIEQSIASIDNGSYGYCEETGEPIGVRRLLARPTASLSLEAQQRRELKQKMFGD, from the coding sequence ATGAAAGCACCCGCTCTTCCTGAATCCGACGCCATTGCGCCTGCGGTGCGTACACCACGCACACGCGCCAAAGCTGTACCCCCAGCACAGGTTGTCACGCCCCCCGACCCTATCGCTGTGGAGGTTGCGCCAGTCACCGCGCCTCCGGCCCAAAAGTCTGCATCCAAGCCCAAAGCAGCAAAAGCCGCCAAAACAGCCAAAGCGCCGGTAGTGCAGGCAACGCAGACCAGTACGCCGCCTGATACGCCCCCAGATACGCATCCTGATACGCCTCTCACCGCGCCTGCTCCAGAACCGCAGCCCGAGGTTGCGACTGCTGTAGCCGCTACAGCCGATGCACCCTCTACCAAGAGCAAGGCAAAGGGCGCATCCGCGAAGGCTCCCACCAAAGCCCCACCCAAAGCACCGGCGCGCAAAGCGAAAGTACCGGCTACAGCCCCCGTTGCTGTCGAGCCAGAACCTGCTGCACCCGCTGCACCCACATCCCAACCCAAGCCCGCACTCGCGCCCAAACCTGAACCGAAGCCCGTGCCCGTGCCCGTGCCTACGCCGGAGCACAAGCCCGAACCTGTCCCCCCTGCCAAAGCTGCGCCCCGCAAAAAGCCTGCGGCCAAACCCACCGCGCCGCTCTCCGATAGTTGGAAGACCAAGCCCGCGCAAGAGCTGAGCGATGAGGAAGTGCTGGCCATGCCCGAGGCGGAATACATGAACGACGTACAGCTCGCGTTCTTCCGCCACAAGCTGTCGCGGATGAAGGCCGATGTCCTCAGTAACGCTGGGGAAACGACCGAGCACCTGCGGGAAGAAACCGTCATCGTCCCTGATCCGACCGACCGGGCGACGATTGAGGAAGAGCATGCCTTGGAACTTCGCACCCGTGACCGCGAACGCAAATTGCTCAAAAAAATCGAACAATCGATCGCGAGCATCGATAACGGGTCCTACGGGTATTGCGAAGAAACCGGAGAACCCATCGGGGTGCGTCGTCTGCTTGCACGGCCCACTGCGAGCCTGTCCCTCGAAGCGCAGCAACGGCGGGAACTCAAGCAAAAGATGTTCGGAGACTGA
- the fabI gene encoding enoyl-ACP reductase FabI — MGFLVGKKLLITGVLSNRSIAYGIAKSCHAQGAELAFSYAGERFEDRIREFAGEFGSSLVFDCDVGDDANIDRLFRELAQHWPTFDGFVHSIGFAPREAIAGNFLDGLSRENFRIAHDISTYSFPAMAKAALPYLSDTASLLTLTYLGGVRVVPSYNTMGLAKASLEASVRYLADALGARGIRVNGLSAGAVKTLAASGIKDFGKLLGISAAASPMKRNVTIDEIGNVAAFLLSDLSSGMTGQISYVDCGVSQMAVAVVDG; from the coding sequence ATGGGTTTTCTCGTCGGCAAGAAGTTGTTGATTACCGGGGTTTTGTCCAACCGATCGATCGCGTATGGCATCGCCAAATCCTGTCATGCCCAGGGCGCCGAGTTGGCTTTCAGCTATGCCGGGGAACGATTCGAAGATCGCATCCGCGAATTTGCCGGGGAATTCGGTTCCTCGCTCGTTTTCGATTGCGATGTCGGCGACGACGCGAACATTGATCGCCTATTTCGGGAACTGGCCCAGCACTGGCCTACCTTCGACGGTTTCGTCCACAGCATCGGCTTTGCCCCCCGGGAAGCCATCGCCGGCAATTTTCTCGATGGCCTGAGCCGCGAGAACTTCCGCATTGCGCACGACATCAGCACCTACAGCTTCCCCGCCATGGCGAAGGCTGCCCTGCCTTACCTCAGCGACACGGCTTCCCTGCTGACACTGACGTACCTGGGCGGGGTGCGGGTCGTCCCCAGCTACAACACCATGGGGCTGGCCAAGGCTTCGCTGGAAGCCTCCGTGCGCTACCTAGCCGATGCTCTGGGTGCGAGGGGGATCCGCGTCAACGGGCTGAGTGCCGGGGCCGTCAAAACTCTGGCCGCCAGCGGTATCAAAGACTTCGGCAAGCTGCTAGGCATTTCCGCCGCCGCGTCCCCCATGAAGCGCAACGTGACCATCGATGAAATCGGCAACGTCGCGGCGTTCTTGCTCAGCGACCTTTCTTCCGGCATGACCGGTCAGATTTCCTACGTCGATTGCGGGGTCAGCCAGATGGCCGTCGCCGTCGTCGACGGTTGA
- a CDS encoding ABC transporter permease subunit: MWGYVLTRLLWMVPTLLGVMTLTFVIIQFVPGGPVEQYLAEARAVPGAETTAMGYRGASGVDPQRLEQIRALYGFDKPVGERYLLLLGQCVRFDLGQSFFRNESVARLLWQKLPVSISLGMWTFFLTYLIAVPLGIAKAVRAGSRFDVGSTLLLTVGYAIPGFVLGVVLLVVFAGGLQWFPLRGLVSEGWESLSWGARIADYLWHIALPITAMVVGNFATTAMLTKNAFLDEIRRQYVVTARAKGLGERQVLWRHVLPNALIPLLTGLPAAFVGAFFTGSLLIETLFSLDGLGLLGYESVIRRDYPVVLGTLYFYTLLGLLAKLCSDLSYCWVDPRVRFDGN; the protein is encoded by the coding sequence ATGTGGGGCTATGTCCTGACCCGGCTGCTGTGGATGGTTCCCACCCTGTTGGGGGTGATGACGCTGACCTTCGTCATCATCCAGTTCGTTCCCGGTGGGCCGGTAGAGCAGTATTTGGCTGAAGCGCGTGCTGTGCCGGGGGCGGAAACAACTGCGATGGGCTACCGGGGCGCTTCGGGCGTGGATCCGCAGCGGCTGGAGCAGATTCGTGCCCTGTATGGTTTCGACAAACCGGTAGGGGAGCGGTACCTCCTCCTCCTCGGCCAGTGCGTTCGCTTCGACTTGGGGCAGAGTTTTTTCCGTAACGAGAGCGTTGCGCGGCTGTTGTGGCAGAAGCTGCCCGTGTCGATCAGCCTGGGCATGTGGACGTTTTTTCTGACGTATCTCATCGCCGTTCCGCTGGGTATCGCCAAAGCGGTGCGCGCAGGGTCGCGTTTCGATGTGGGGAGTACGCTGCTGTTGACTGTCGGGTACGCGATTCCGGGCTTCGTGCTGGGTGTCGTCCTGCTCGTAGTGTTTGCGGGAGGGTTGCAGTGGTTCCCGCTGCGCGGTTTGGTCTCCGAAGGGTGGGAGTCCCTATCGTGGGGCGCCCGGATCGCAGACTATCTTTGGCATATCGCCCTACCCATCACCGCGATGGTCGTTGGCAACTTCGCGACCACGGCCATGCTGACCAAAAACGCCTTTCTCGACGAGATTCGCAGGCAGTATGTGGTCACCGCCCGCGCCAAGGGCCTGGGGGAACGGCAGGTGTTATGGAGACACGTGTTGCCCAATGCGCTGATCCCCTTGTTGACAGGGCTGCCCGCCGCGTTTGTGGGGGCGTTTTTCACGGGGTCTTTGCTGATCGAGACGCTGTTTTCCCTCGACGGGCTGGGTTTGTTGGGGTACGAAAGCGTGATCCGCCGGGACTATCCCGTCGTATTGGGAACGCTGTATTTCTATACCCTGCTGGGGCTGCTGGCCAAGCTATGTTCCGACCTATCCTATTGCTGGGTCGATCCGCGAGTTCGATTCGATGGCAACTGA
- a CDS encoding ABC transporter permease encodes MDKSGASREKASAQQVAAVGRSPGRRAWERFRRHRLGYASLCIFAMLLVVCSVAELWSTDRPLLVRYQGEWFFPVFVEYSEKTFGGDFDTPADYLDPYVRSRITQGGHWALYAPNPYGARTIDVYCTQPFPAPPSARHWLGTDDRGRDLLAQLLYGLRTSVFFALALTVVGTLLGVAAGALQGFLAGKVDLLFQRFLEIWSSLPELYLLILLSAFFTPSVGLLLLLLSLFGWMGLSDYVRAEFLRQRRLDYVRAAQALGVGPWRIALRHLLPHCLSPVFAFLPYRMGAGILALTSLDFLGLGTPPGTPSLGELLAQGKSHLDAWWISLGAFAVLVLTLLLLTFVGEALRDSLDPRKAMR; translated from the coding sequence ATGGACAAGAGCGGTGCAAGCCGCGAAAAGGCCTCTGCGCAGCAAGTTGCCGCAGTGGGGCGCAGTCCCGGTAGACGCGCTTGGGAGCGATTCCGGCGTCACCGCTTGGGATACGCCAGCCTATGTATTTTTGCGATGCTGCTAGTGGTGTGCAGCGTGGCCGAGCTGTGGAGCACCGACCGGCCCTTGCTCGTGCGCTACCAAGGGGAGTGGTTTTTCCCGGTATTTGTCGAGTACAGCGAGAAGACGTTCGGAGGGGACTTCGATACCCCTGCCGACTACCTCGACCCCTATGTGCGTTCGCGCATCACCCAGGGTGGCCATTGGGCGCTGTACGCGCCGAACCCGTATGGAGCGCGGACGATCGACGTGTACTGCACGCAGCCATTCCCTGCGCCGCCTTCCGCCAGACATTGGCTGGGCACTGATGACAGAGGGCGTGACCTGCTCGCGCAGTTGCTCTATGGGTTGCGCACCAGCGTATTTTTTGCGCTGGCGCTGACGGTGGTCGGCACCCTCCTAGGGGTGGCGGCGGGAGCCTTGCAAGGTTTTTTGGCGGGCAAAGTCGATCTGCTTTTCCAGCGGTTCCTGGAAATTTGGAGTTCTCTGCCCGAGCTGTACCTGCTGATCCTGCTGAGCGCGTTCTTTACCCCCAGCGTGGGACTATTGCTGTTGCTATTGAGTCTGTTTGGCTGGATGGGGTTGTCGGACTACGTTCGTGCGGAGTTTCTGCGCCAGCGCAGGCTGGACTACGTTCGCGCTGCGCAGGCTCTGGGGGTAGGCCCATGGCGTATTGCGCTGCGGCATCTGCTGCCCCACTGTCTGTCCCCCGTTTTCGCCTTTTTGCCGTACCGCATGGGCGCGGGCATTCTGGCGTTGACCTCGCTGGACTTTCTGGGGCTGGGTACCCCGCCGGGAACACCGTCGCTGGGGGAATTGCTTGCGCAGGGCAAAAGCCACCTCGACGCATGGTGGATTTCGCTGGGAGCCTTTGCCGTGCTCGTGCTGACGTTGCTGCTGCTCACCTTTGTGGGCGAGGCGTTGCGGGACTCGCTGGACCCCCGAAAGGCGATGCGGTGA
- a CDS encoding extracellular solute-binding protein, producing the protein MYRWIGPLLLTLGTAWAGHGYSWWETLRYPPDFSHVGYVQPNAPKGGELRLASPLRVSSFDKLNPFTLRGSAPAYLSTLLFDTLLAGTYDEVGTGYGLLAQDVTIALDRRSVTFTLRPQARFHNGDAVLASDVRYSFEMLLGPHASPVYRTVLADLEGIDVVQQRVVRFRMRKPNRELPLTIGSMPIFSPAWGRVAGVTKPFDQIVMDTPVGSGPYRIGALRAGRDIVYVRDPQYWGRDLPIRRGTANFDRIVVKIYQDNTARIEAIQAGEIDWMRVFSAADWARRMRGRRFDAGELVRQEFGHRLPSGFQSYVLNTRRPWFRDVRVRQALGLALDFAWMNRQLFHGAYQRVQGLFGNTDCQATGTPTTEERAVLGPWRSHIPIATWGTMPGEGEGQVPLRQRLLQARDLLQQAGWMVRQGRLRNAEGVPFEVEYLDSSEGSARVVSAWVRNLDKLGITLRPRFVDFAIYQQRLQQFDFDIVSLAYAGSHFPGQEYEDLFGSAAAVTEHSGNLSGIANPAVDALLHQMIHAPSQAAMRTACRALDRVIAHSHVLLPQWFASAHRVVYDRSKLAHPAQIPPYSPGEAWAIDTWWAVPDQDAASPAGTR; encoded by the coding sequence ATGTACCGTTGGATTGGGCCGTTGCTCCTCACCCTGGGCACCGCATGGGCGGGGCACGGCTATTCCTGGTGGGAAACGCTGCGGTACCCCCCGGACTTCAGCCATGTCGGCTATGTACAGCCCAATGCGCCCAAAGGGGGGGAGCTACGGCTGGCCAGCCCTTTGCGTGTCTCGTCCTTCGACAAACTCAACCCCTTTACCTTGCGGGGCAGCGCACCGGCATACCTGTCCACCTTGCTTTTCGATACCTTGCTTGCCGGAACGTATGACGAGGTGGGAACCGGATACGGCTTGCTGGCGCAAGATGTGACGATTGCGCTGGATCGCCGATCCGTCACCTTCACGCTGCGACCGCAGGCGCGGTTCCACAACGGGGATGCTGTGTTGGCTTCCGACGTGCGTTACAGCTTTGAGATGCTGCTCGGGCCCCATGCCTCCCCGGTCTACCGCACGGTGCTCGCTGACTTGGAAGGGATCGACGTCGTGCAGCAGCGGGTGGTGCGTTTTCGTATGCGCAAGCCCAACCGGGAATTGCCCTTGACTATCGGCAGCATGCCGATCTTCAGCCCGGCTTGGGGCAGGGTCGCGGGCGTGACCAAGCCCTTCGACCAGATCGTGATGGATACCCCGGTCGGTAGTGGGCCGTATCGGATCGGCGCCCTGCGTGCAGGCCGCGACATCGTGTACGTGCGCGACCCCCAATACTGGGGCCGCGACCTGCCGATACGCCGGGGTACGGCCAACTTTGACCGGATCGTCGTCAAGATTTACCAAGACAACACTGCCAGGATCGAGGCGATTCAGGCAGGGGAAATCGACTGGATGCGTGTCTTTTCCGCTGCGGACTGGGCGCGGCGGATGCGGGGCCGGCGCTTTGATGCGGGCGAGCTGGTTCGACAGGAGTTCGGGCACCGGTTGCCCAGCGGGTTTCAGAGCTATGTGCTCAACACCCGCCGTCCCTGGTTTCGCGATGTTCGCGTGCGCCAGGCGCTGGGGTTGGCGCTGGACTTTGCATGGATGAATCGGCAGCTTTTCCATGGCGCGTACCAGCGGGTGCAAGGGCTGTTCGGTAACACGGACTGCCAAGCCACCGGTACGCCCACTACCGAGGAACGCGCTGTGCTGGGGCCATGGCGCAGCCATATCCCCATTGCCACGTGGGGCACGATGCCGGGTGAAGGGGAAGGCCAAGTGCCGCTACGCCAGCGTTTGCTCCAGGCACGGGATCTCTTGCAGCAAGCCGGGTGGATGGTGCGCCAGGGCAGGCTGCGCAATGCCGAGGGGGTACCGTTCGAGGTCGAGTACCTCGACAGCAGCGAAGGCAGCGCGCGCGTCGTGTCGGCATGGGTGCGCAACCTCGACAAGCTGGGGATTACGCTGCGTCCCAGGTTCGTCGATTTCGCCATCTACCAGCAGCGATTGCAGCAGTTCGACTTCGACATCGTTTCACTGGCCTATGCTGGTTCCCATTTCCCTGGTCAGGAGTACGAAGATCTGTTTGGCTCGGCTGCCGCAGTGACGGAGCATTCGGGCAATCTTTCCGGTATCGCCAACCCTGCTGTCGATGCCCTGCTGCACCAGATGATCCACGCGCCCTCGCAAGCAGCGATGCGCACCGCCTGCCGTGCGCTAGATCGGGTGATTGCCCACAGCCACGTGCTCCTCCCCCAGTGGTTTGCCTCGGCACACCGGGTGGTGTATGACCGCAGCAAGCTCGCGCACCCGGCGCAGATTCCCCCGTATTCCCCGGGAGAAGCTTGGGCCATCGATACCTGGTGGGCGGTGCCGGACCAGGATGCTGCATCGCCAGCAGGAACCCGGTAG
- the argG gene encoding argininosuccinate synthase, with amino-acid sequence MSTILQSLPIGQKVGIAFSGGLDTSAALLWMRNKGAIPFAYTAHLGQPDETDYDDIPRRAMAYGAEKARLVDCRSQLASEGLAALQCGAFHISTAGLTYFNTTPIGRAVTGTMLVAAMREDGVSIWGDGSTFKGNDIERFYRYGLLTNPALQIYKPWLDAAFIDELGGRAEMSAFLAQHGHSYKMSTEKAYSTDSNLLGATHEAKDLERLDHGIRIVEPIMGVPFWKSDVTIAPEEVTVRFEAGRPVALQGVEYPDLVALLLEANRIGGRHGLGMSDQIENRIIEAKSRGIYEAPGLALLFIAYERLITGIHNEDTIEQYREHGRRLGRLLYQGRWFDPQAIMLREAAQKWVASAVTGEVTLELRRGNDYSILDTRSPNLSYQPERLTMEKGQSSFSPADRIGQLTMRNLDIQDTRAKLGAYANAGLLAQGSGGAIPSLHWE; translated from the coding sequence ATGAGCACCATTCTGCAATCTCTTCCCATCGGGCAAAAAGTCGGCATCGCCTTTTCGGGTGGTCTTGATACCAGTGCAGCCTTGCTGTGGATGCGCAACAAAGGCGCCATCCCCTTCGCCTACACGGCCCATCTGGGTCAACCCGACGAAACGGACTACGACGACATCCCGCGCAGAGCCATGGCTTATGGGGCCGAAAAGGCGCGGCTGGTCGATTGCCGGAGCCAGCTTGCCAGCGAAGGCCTTGCGGCGCTGCAATGTGGGGCTTTTCACATCTCCACCGCCGGGCTGACGTACTTCAACACCACACCGATCGGCCGGGCAGTGACGGGGACAATGCTCGTCGCCGCGATGCGCGAAGACGGGGTGTCGATCTGGGGCGATGGCAGCACCTTCAAAGGCAACGACATCGAACGCTTCTATCGCTACGGGCTGCTGACCAACCCTGCGTTGCAAATTTACAAGCCCTGGCTGGATGCAGCGTTCATCGACGAGCTGGGCGGGCGTGCAGAGATGTCGGCTTTTTTGGCCCAGCACGGTCACTCTTACAAGATGAGTACGGAAAAAGCCTATTCCACGGATTCCAACCTGCTTGGGGCCACGCACGAGGCCAAAGATTTGGAGCGGCTCGACCATGGCATCCGCATCGTCGAACCGATCATGGGCGTACCCTTCTGGAAAAGTGACGTGACGATCGCCCCCGAGGAAGTCACGGTGCGCTTCGAAGCAGGCCGCCCTGTTGCGCTCCAAGGCGTCGAATACCCCGACTTGGTGGCGTTGCTGCTCGAAGCCAACCGCATCGGCGGCAGGCACGGCTTGGGGATGAGCGACCAGATCGAAAACCGCATCATCGAAGCCAAAAGCCGGGGCATCTACGAAGCCCCTGGATTGGCCCTGCTGTTCATCGCCTACGAGCGGCTGATCACCGGCATCCACAACGAAGACACCATCGAACAATACCGGGAACATGGCCGTCGGCTGGGCAGGCTGCTGTACCAGGGACGATGGTTCGACCCGCAGGCCATCATGCTGCGGGAAGCCGCGCAGAAGTGGGTGGCCAGCGCCGTAACCGGGGAAGTCACGCTGGAACTACGCCGGGGCAATGACTACTCGATCCTCGATACCCGCAGCCCCAACCTCAGCTACCAGCCCGAACGGTTGACGATGGAAAAGGGGCAATCCTCCTTTTCCCCGGCAGATCGCATTGGCCAGCTCACGATGCGCAATCTCGACATCCAGGACACCCGCGCCAAGCTGGGCGCCTACGCCAATGCCGGACTGTTGGCGCAAGGTAGTGGGGGCGCCATTCCATCGTTGCATTGGGAGTAG